From Zerene cesonia ecotype Mississippi chromosome 13, Zerene_cesonia_1.1, whole genome shotgun sequence, the proteins below share one genomic window:
- the LOC119831429 gene encoding twinfilin encodes MSHQTGIQANEELLKFFSKCRDGKIRVAKVCIENEQLTLSTHQQVKGTWEQDFDKYVPPLIVDDLPCYVLYRFDSTNSLGYEWLLLSWSPDSAPVRHKMLYASTKATLKQEFGSSHIKDEMHATTKDEVCLKGYKAHLSGVAAPAPLTDREEALKELHQSGQDPNYGTDARQSTMGGISFPITESAKQGILDLQRGSYNYLQFKIDLEEEEICLAKAAIITLAELPAQVPANEARYHLYIFKHTHEGDHLESIVFIYSMPGYNCSIKERMMYSSCKGQFLELIEKMGVEVTKRVGVDEGKELTEEFLYDEIHPKVNLHRPAFAKPKGPPNRGAKRITKAQSTQ; translated from the exons ATGTCCCACCAAACTGGTATCCAGG cgAATGAAGAATTACTAAAGTTCTTCAGTAAATGTAGAGATGGAAAGATACGTGTTGCCAAAGTCTGTATAGAAAAtg AACAATTAACTTTATCTACACATCAACAAGTAAAAGGCACTTGGGAacaggattttgataaatatgtcCCTCCATTGATAGTGGATGATCTACCTTGTTACGTTTTGTATAG ATTTGATTCAACAAATTCTCTTGGATACGAATGGCTTCTCCTCAGTTGGTCTCCTGATAGTGCTCCAGTTAGACATAAGATGTTATACGCATCAACAAAAGCAACATTGAAGCAGGAGTTTGGTTCTTCACACATTAAAGATGAAATGCATGCTACAACCAAG GATGAAGTATGCTTGAAAGGATATAAAGCACATCTGAGTGGAGTGGCTGCACCAGCTCCACTGACAGACAGAGAGGAGGCCTTAAAAGAATTGCACCAGAGTGGACAAGATCCCAATTATGGTACAGATGCTAG aCAGTCAACCATGGGTGGAATTTCTTTCCCTATAACAGAGTCAGCTAAACAGGGTATTCTTGATCTCCAAAGAGGTTcctacaattatttacaatttaaaatag ATttagaagaagaagaaatttGTCTAGCCAAGGCTGCAATCATAACCCTGGCCGAGTTGCCTGCACAGGTGCCGGCCAATGAAGCTAGATATcatttgtatatattcaaacacacacatgAGGGCGATCATCTAGAAAgtatag TATTTATATACTCAATGCCTGGATATAACTGCAGCATCAAGGAGAGGATGATGTATTCAAGTTGCAAGGGACAGTTCCttgaattaattgaaaagaTGGGTGTTGAAGTCACAAAGCGA GTTGGCGTTGATGAAGGCAAGGAATTGACTGaggaatttttatatgatgaaATCCATCCCAAAGTGAACTTACATCGTCCAGCTTTTGCAAAGCCGAAAGGTCCACCGAATAGGGGTGCAAAGCGAATTACTAAAGCACAGTCCACGcaataa
- the LOC119831267 gene encoding RPII140-upstream gene protein — protein MFRMFNKNIFYRTTLRLTPAVVIPFFKQNNENDYNLLEKSDQEAPITGWERVKRMYSKNEYEEFSIEIHNIAQASMSGIFFGACYGGFIKSRDAYLYFIENNQAAVFNSTFQAKVNFEIILLYCSLIATTISVYRDKNSVIEYMIAGAVTGAVYKANLGLAASLVGAGLGTALSLVGGLAIIGLLKISGVTMNDIRQSLYKIKQSREQVYNECLEASAKEKNDDLTKHHDVLIVEKGIKKIEEIV, from the exons ATGTTTAGAATGTTTAAtaagaacattttttatagaacGACATTGCGTCTGACACCAGCGGTCGtaattccattttttaaacaaaataacgaAAATGATTACAATTTGCTTGAAAAATCTGATCAAGAAGCCCCAATAACTGGATGGGAAAGAGTTAAGCGCATGTATAGTAAAAA tgaaTATGAAGAGTTTTCTATAGAAATACACAATATAGCACAAGCATCTATGAGTGGCATTTTTTTTGGCGCCTGCTATGGAGGTTTTATCAAATCCAGGGAtgcttatctttattttatagaaaataatcaaGCTGCGGTATTTAATTCTACGTTTCAGGCGAaggtaaattttgaaataattctaCTATATTg CAG CTTAATTGCAACAACTATATCAGTTTATAGAGATAAGAATTCAGTAATAGAGTATATGATAGCAGGTGCAGTTACAGGAGCAGTTTATAAAGCAAATTTAGGCTTAGCTGCAAGTCTCGTAGGAGCTGGATTGG GAACTGCTTTAAGTTTGGTTGGTGGCCTAGCTATCATAGGCTTGTTGAAGATTAGTGGTGTAACAATGAATGACATTAGGCAATCTCTGTACAAAATCAAGCAATCAAg aGAACAAGTGTATAATGAATGTTTAGAAGCCAGTGCCAAGGAGAAAAATGATGATCTAACAAAACACCATGATGTGTTAATTGTTGAAAAAGGTATCAAGAAAATAGAAGAGATTGTCTag